Proteins from a single region of Methanocellales archaeon:
- the ilvC gene encoding ketol-acid reductoisomerase, which produces MRIYYDKDGDLSLLKDKTIAIIGYGIQGRGQSLCLRDSGCKVVISELEGAPNFQQAKNDGFVPVPADEAAKSADIIQILTQDHVQSKVYKESIEPALKKGKALCFSHGFNIHFKQIKPPEKVDVFMVAPKGPGALVRKMFEEGKGVPSLVAVFQDATGNALKLALAYAKALGATRAGVIETTFKEETETDLFGEQVDLCGGVTEMIKAAFETLVDAGYQPEVAYFESLHELKLIVDLIHEGGLCHMWDSVSDTAEYGGLTRGKRVINVQSKEAMLQILREIQDGTFAEEWIKENKSNRPVFNALKAKDAEHQIEKVGKKLRAMMPWLRK; this is translated from the coding sequence ATGAGAATATACTATGATAAAGATGGAGATTTAAGTCTATTAAAGGATAAGACCATTGCCATTATCGGCTATGGCATCCAAGGAAGAGGGCAGTCTTTATGTCTGCGAGATTCAGGTTGCAAGGTAGTTATTTCAGAACTAGAAGGGGCCCCTAATTTCCAACAGGCCAAAAACGACGGATTTGTCCCTGTCCCAGCAGATGAGGCAGCAAAGAGTGCAGATATTATACAGATACTTACTCAGGACCATGTGCAGTCCAAAGTATATAAAGAGTCTATCGAGCCTGCCTTGAAAAAAGGTAAGGCCTTGTGTTTTTCGCACGGTTTTAATATCCATTTTAAACAGATAAAGCCACCTGAAAAAGTGGATGTGTTTATGGTTGCGCCTAAAGGCCCAGGGGCCTTGGTAAGAAAGATGTTTGAAGAAGGCAAAGGAGTTCCTTCCTTGGTTGCTGTATTTCAGGATGCTACAGGTAATGCCTTGAAATTGGCCCTGGCCTATGCCAAGGCACTAGGTGCAACTAGGGCAGGAGTCATCGAGACGACGTTTAAGGAAGAGACCGAGACCGATCTTTTCGGTGAACAAGTAGACTTGTGCGGAGGCGTAACAGAGATGATAAAGGCAGCATTTGAGACCTTGGTTGATGCGGGCTATCAGCCAGAGGTGGCATACTTTGAGTCGCTGCACGAGCTGAAATTGATCGTCGATTTGATTCATGAGGGTGGCTTATGTCATATGTGGGATTCCGTTTCTGACACGGCAGAATATGGGGGCCTTACCAGGGGAAAAAGGGTCATCAACGTCCAGTCCAAAGAAGCCATGCTGCAAATCCTGAGAGAGATACAGGATGGCACGTTCGCAGAGGAATGGATCAAAGAGAACAAGTCAAATCGACCTGTATTCAATGCCTTGAAGGCCAAAGATGCAGAGCATCAGATAGAGAAAGTTGGCAAAAAGCTCAGAGCCATGATGCCGTGGCTGAGGAAATGA
- the ilvN gene encoding acetolactate synthase small subunit: MKHTLSVLVENKPGVLARVAGLFSRRGFNIDSLAVGVTENPEISRMTIVVEGDDRVLEQVTKQLNKLIDTIKVSDLKAEESVERELVMIKVVAEPKMRSEIMQIADIFRARIVDVSPKTMIIEVTGDETKINAMESLLKQFGIKELARTGKVALTRGLKSVQE; the protein is encoded by the coding sequence ATGAAGCACACTCTGTCAGTCTTGGTGGAGAACAAACCAGGTGTTTTAGCGAGAGTTGCAGGCCTTTTCTCCAGAAGAGGCTTTAACATAGATAGCTTGGCGGTTGGAGTGACCGAAAATCCAGAGATCTCACGAATGACGATAGTCGTAGAGGGTGACGATAGGGTCTTGGAACAAGTGACAAAACAATTAAATAAACTCATAGATACCATCAAGGTATCTGACCTAAAAGCAGAGGAATCCGTGGAAAGAGAGCTTGTGATGATCAAGGTGGTGGCCGAACCCAAGATGCGTTCCGAGATCATGCAAATCGCCGACATATTCCGGGCGAGGATCGTAGACGTCTCCCCGAAAACAATGATTATTGAGGTTACCGGCGATGAGACAAAGATCAACGCCATGGAATCTTTGCTAAAGCAGTTCGGGATCAAAGAATTGGCACGAACCGGAAAGGTCGCATTGACCAGAGGTCTGAAGAGCGTACAGGAGTGA